The following are from one region of the Nicotiana tomentosiformis chromosome 7, ASM39032v3, whole genome shotgun sequence genome:
- the LOC138895282 gene encoding uncharacterized protein, whose product MDSGCSKHMTGNMNQFLSLEDLKGGNVSFGNGKKCEIIGIGKVGKTDSHSIENVYLIDGLKYSLISVSQLCDRGNIVEFTSTKCFVINLTIDKIVLQGKRVNNIYVVDLSTLSENELTCLSVLDNDPFL is encoded by the coding sequence atggatagtggctgctcaaagcatatgacaggaaacatgaaccagttcctttcacttgaggaccttaaaggaggtaatgtctcctttggaaatgggaagaaatgtGAGATCATTGGgattggaaaggtaggtaagactgattctcactctattgagaacgtctacttgatagatggactgaagtacagtctaataagtgtatcacaattatgtgatagaggtaacatagTAGAATTCACCTCTaccaaatgctttgtgattaatcttacgattgacaagattgttttgcagggaaaaagagtgaacaacatatatgttgtagatctgtccaccctttcagaaaatgaactcacttgcttaagtgtgttggataatgatccctTCCTTTGA